In one Oryza glaberrima chromosome 2, OglaRS2, whole genome shotgun sequence genomic region, the following are encoded:
- the LOC127763206 gene encoding probable transcription factor At1g44810, whose protein sequence is MQLEISPRQRSQQQKEEEGEHQQRAGEEAVGAVFSIEPWVDAAAVLVPPLNFAEVNDGIFRSGFPAADNFAFLLSLKLRSIVYLCPEPYPEENTRFLEQNGVKLHQFGIDGSKELLVNIPEEKIREALKVILDVRNQPVLIHCKRGKHRTGCVVGCLRKLQKWCLTSVFDEYQHFAAAKARSTDQRFMELFDTSSLMHLTAEAPPPPPLNPAPKQGAEGNGPKVSSPKRQAFHRIWSTEDEVRILEALAAHRREHGSLPQTDALIATLAGSLDNTGYGRKELQGKVSTLKRRYESTAKKKGDLPSKGHDRRLYDLSKSVWGSEAAAAAANGTTTAPREFGEMCKLYPHLAEEVKLLEAAHPGLFKRDFGKLDDDKAHALDMKIKKQRIAEISVVLRRGDLTKEVTKVLTELVE, encoded by the exons ATGCAGCTGGAGATTTCGCCGAGACAGAGGAGCCAGCAGcagaaggaggaggaaggcgagcaccagcagcgcgccggcgaggaggcggtgggcgcCGTCTTCAGCATTGAGCCGTGGGtggacgccgcggcggtgcTGGTGCCGCCGCTTAACTTCGCCGAGGTGAACGACGGCATCTTCCGCTCCGGGTTCCCCGCCGCCGACAACTTCGcgttcctcctctccctcaagCTACGCTCGATCGT GTACCTGTGCCCGGAGCCGTACCCGGAGGAGAACACGCGGTTTCTGGAGCAGAACGGCGTCAAGCTTCACCAGTTTGGTATTGACGGCAGCAAG GAGCTGCTTGTAAACATCCCTGAAGAAAAAATCCGAGAAGCACTCAAAGTTATTCTTG ACGTAAGGAATCAACCGGTGCTCATCCACTGCAAGAGAGGCAAG CACCGGACTGGCTGCGTCGTTGGGTGCCTGAGAAAGTTGCAGAAATGGTGCCTAACTTCAGTTTTCGACGAGTACCAGCATTTTGCAGCGGCGAAGGCGAGAAGTACTGATCAGAGATTCATGGAGCTGTTTGACACATCCAGCTTGATGCACCTGACG gcggaggcgccgccgccgccgccgctgaatCCGGCTCCGAAGCAGGGGGCGGAGGGGAATGGCCCGAAGGTCTCGTCTCCCAAGAGGCAGGCCTTCCACCGCATCTGGTCGACCGAGGACGAGGTGCGCATCCTCGAGGCGCTCGCGGCGCACCGCCGGGAGCACGGGTCGCTGCCACAGACCGACGCGCTCatcgccaccctcgccggcaGCCTCGACAACACTGGCTACGGCCGCAAGGAGCTCCAGGGGAAGGTCAGCACTCTCAAGCGCCGTTACGAATCCACCGCTAAGAAGAAGGGCGATCTCCCAAGCAAGGGCCATGACCGCCGGCTCTATGACCTCTCCAAGAGCGTCTGGGGCagcgaggcggcagcggcggcggcgaacggcaccaccaccgcgccgagGGAGTTCGGCGAGATGTGCAAGCTGTACCCGCACCTCGCTGAGGAGGTCAAGTTGCTGGAGGCAGCACACCCTGGCTTGTTCAAGAGGGACTTCGGGAAGCTCGATGACGACAAGGCGCATGCGCTGGACATGAAGATCAAGAAGCAGAGGATTGCCGAGATTTCGGTGGTGCTGCGCCGTGGCGACCTGACCAAGGAGGTGACCAAGGTGCTCACTGAGCTGGTCGAGTGA